One part of the Acetoanaerobium sticklandii genome encodes these proteins:
- a CDS encoding helix-turn-helix domain-containing protein has protein sequence MAEVKETDRKSGIMSLYESESVELNEAYTQEVKKEVVAFANTNGGKIYIGVQDNGVIF, from the coding sequence GTGGCAGAAGTGAAAGAAACTGATAGAAAGAGTGGTATTATGAGTTTATATGAAAGTGAAAGCGTTGAATTAAATGAAGCCTACACTCAAGAAGTGAAAAAGGAAGTAGTGGCATTTGCAAATACAAATGGCGGGAAAATATATATTGGTGTTCAGGATAATGGGGTAATCTTTTGA